One Micropterus dolomieu isolate WLL.071019.BEF.003 ecotype Adirondacks linkage group LG23, ASM2129224v1, whole genome shotgun sequence DNA window includes the following coding sequences:
- the tbc1d8b gene encoding TBC1 domain family member 8B isoform X1, with protein sequence MWLKPDEILLKNAFKLWVTEKDNEYFVLQRRRGYGEGGGGLTGLLVGTLDTVLDSTSKVAPFRILHHTPDSQVYWSIACGVTKEEIGQHWDWLQQNIMRTLAVFDSSEDITSFVQGKIRGLIAEEGKMSLVLEDDPGKFREALFKFEKWFELPPEEKLVTYYSCSYWKGKVPCQGWLYLSTNFLCFYSYLLGSEVKLVISWDEIWRLEKTSNVILTESIHVLAHGEDHYFSMLLHLNETFVIMEQLADYSIKRLFDKEAFQREPALSDPLQITKRGLEAHAKSEQFRTFFRLPKEENLLEVHESFLWVPFSHFNTLGKICLSENYLCFASQDGSQCHVIIPMREVVNVEKPESSSRALTVCVRGKRALRFSEVRDYQRLANTIRSRCGISASPQHSASSEAIRGECQSLINHFEDNPEDVTLMVGQKDCSKAVSTEALMTVFHPQDLENLDPKMLKEKMKEQSWNIHFSEYGRGTSMFFNRKTRDLIVRGVPETLRGELWMLFSGAVNDMATHPGYYTELVEQSLGTSTLATDEIERDLHRSLPEHPAFQSDTGISALRRVLTAYAYRNPKIGYCQAMNILTSVLLLYAKEEEAFWLLVAVCERMLPDYFNRRIIGALVDQAVFEDLIRENLPQLVEHMTDLSFFSSVSLSWFLTLFISVLPIESAVNVVDCFFFDGIKAILQLGLAVLDYNMEALISCHDDAEAVTILNKFFDSVTNKDSPLPPTVQQASVGNNDKASHFNVDISELIREAYEKYGNIRSEDVESSRKRNKLHVIQTLEDTTKQNVIRVVSQEVRFSASHLDELYNLFKRQHFLSCYWTMKSPALLHHDPSLAYLEQYQLGFQQFSVLFSLLEPWAFCTTKSTLSLWIFRLIDENQDGLVNFKEFCSALDTLYSGSFTNKLKFLFKLHLPPAFTGSPLHLKDQRIQHFIPVTEDSSHLRRLAAFDLPEDGVIRKSPERGRGKVDLQAYLKQWQNEILKKEETIRDLPRINQTQFIQFSKTLYNIFHGDPEEESLYRAVAHVTSLLLRMEEVGRRLQEVSSPTESTKPSNTAAAAAVESSTEGPSTTPESSDTSGSRHGQDAGPNLSEMEWSFSFEQVLASLLNEPAIVSFFERPVDVQAKLGQAKVGQLKLKANK encoded by the exons GCCTCCTTGTGGGAACTCTGGATACTGTGTTGGACTCCACATCCAAAGTTGCTCCCTTCCGCATTCTACACCACACACCAGACTCACAAGTTTATTGGTCAATAGCATGCG GTGTCACCAAAGAGGAGATTGGTCAGCACTGGGATTGGCTGCAGCAGAACATCATGAGGACACTTGCTGTTTTTGACTCCAGTGAAGACATCACCAGCTTTGTGCAGGGCAAGATTAGA GGTCTTATCGCTGAGGAAGGTAAGATGTCCCTAGTGCTGGAGGACGATCCTGGGAAGTTCCGAGAAGCACTTTTTAAGTTTGAGAAGTGGTTTGAGCTGCCGCCGGAGGAAAAGCTGGTCACATATTACTCATGCAGCTACTGGAAAGGCAAAGTGCCCTGCCAGGGCTGGCTCTACCTCAGCACAAACTTCCTGTGCTTCTATTCATACCTGCTGGGATCTGAGG TGAAGCTGGTCATCTCCTGGGATGAGATCTGGAGGCTGGAGAAAACCTCTAACGTTATTCTGACTGAGAGCATCCACGTCTTGGCTCATGGGGAGGATCACTACTTCTCCATGCTGCTGCACCttaatgaaacatttgttaTCATGGAACAGCTGGCCGACTATTCCATCAAGCGCCTTTTTGATAAAGAGGCCTTCCAGAGAGAGCCAGCGCTCTCCGACCCCCTGCAAATTACCAAGAG AGGCCTAGAAGCTCATGCAAAGAGTGAGCAGTTCCGGACGTTTTTCAGGCTTCCCAAAGAGGAAAATCTGTTAGAGGTGCATGAGAGCTTCCTGTGGGTGCCCTTCAGCCACTTTAACACACTTGGCAAGATCTGTCTGTCTGAGAACTACCTGTGTTTCGCCAGTCAGGATGGAAGCCAGTGCCATGTCATCATTCCAATGCGAGAG GTCGTCAATGTTGAGAAGCCAGAATCCAGCAGCAGGGCTTTAACGGTGTGTGTGCGTGGCAAGAGGGCGCTGCGTTTCTCTGAGGTGCGGGACTACCAGAGGCTTGCTAACACAATCCGTAGCAGATGTGGGATTAGTGCCAGCCCTCAGCACTCTGCTTCGTCAGAG GCCATACGAGGAGAGTGCCAGTCACTCATCAACCACTTTGAAGACAACCCAGAGGACGTAACACTAATGGTTGGACAGAAAGACTGCAGCAAGGCTGTAAGCACTGAGGCGCTCATGACTGTTTTCCACCCCCAGGATCTTGAAAACCTTGACCCTAAAATg CTTAAAGAAAAGATGAAGGAACAGTCTTGGAACATCCATTTCTCTGAATATGGACGCGGCACGAGTATGTTTTTCAACAGGAAGACAAGAGACTTGATTGTTCGTGGTGTTCCTGAGACCTTGAGGGGAGAGCTGTGGATGCTTTTCTCAG GAGCTGTCAACGACATGGCCACTCACCCCGGCTACTACACCGAGCTGGTCGAACAGTCTCTGGGCACAAGCACTTTGGCTACAGATGAGATCGAGAGAGACTTACACCGCTCTCTTCCAGAGCACCCTGCCTTTCAGAGTGACACCGGAATCTCAGCCCTACGCAGAGTCCTTACTGCCTATGCATACAGGAATCCTAAAATCGGCTACTGCCAG GCCATGAACATTCTCACCTCAGTTCTGCTGCTCTACGCAAAAGAAGAGGAGGCTTTCTGGCTCTTGGTGGCCGTTTGCGAGAGGATGCTGCCGGATTACTTTAACCGCCGAATTATTG GCGCTTTGGTCGACCAAGCGGTGTTTGAGGATCTGATTCGAGAAAACCTCCCCCAGCTGGTGGAGCACATGACAGACCTGAGTTTCTTCTCGTCCGTGTCCTTGTCCTGGTTTCTCACTCTCTTCATCAGTGTCCTACCCATAGAGAGCGCCGTGAACGTGGTGGACTGTTTTTTCTTTGACGGCATCAAAGCCATTCTGCAGCTCGGCCTGGCAGTGCTGGACTACAACATGGAGGCTCTGATCAGCTGCCATGACGACGCAGAGGCCGTCACCATCCTCAACAA ATTCTTTGACAGTGTGACAAACAAAGACAGTCCGTTGCCTCCAACAGTTCAGCAAGCTTCAGTGGGCAATAACGATAAAGCATCCCACTTCAATGTGGATATTAGTGAACTGATCCGAGAGGCTTACGAG AAATATGGAAATATCCGTTCCGAGGACGTTGAGAGCTCACGGAAAAGAAACAAACTGCATGTGATCCAGACACTGGAGGATACAACCAAACAAAATGTT ATTCGAGTGGTGTCCCAAGAAGTCCGATTCAGTGCCTCACACCTTGATGAGCTTTATAACTTGTTCAAA AGGCAGCATTTCCTCAGCTGCTACTGGACAATGAAGAGTCCGGCTCTTCTCCATCACGACCCCAGCCTGGCCTATTTGGAGCAGTATCAGCTGGGTTTCCAACAGTTCAGCGTGCTCTTCTCCCTGCTGGAGCCTTGGGCTTTCTGCACCACCAAAAGCACTCTCTCCCTCTGGATCTTCCGCCTGATAGACGAGAACCAGGACGGCCTCGTCAACTTTAAAGAGTTCTGCAGTGCCCTTG ATACTTTGTATAGTGGATCTTTCACAAATAAGCTGAAATTCCTCTTCAAGCTGCACCTGCCACCAG CTTTCACAGGTAGTCCTTTGCACTTAAAGGATCAAAGAATCCAGCATTTTATTCCAGTGACTGAAGACTCTTCTCACTTGCGTAGACTCGCTG CTTTTGATCTTCCTGAAGATGGTGTGATAAGAAAAAGCCCTGAAAGAG GTAGAGGAAAAGTGGACCTGCAGGCCTAcctgaaacaatggcaaaatgAAATACTTAAGAAAGAGGAAACAATCAGGGACCTACCTCGAATTAATCAG ACTCAGTTCATCCAGTTCTCCAAGACCCTGTACAACATTTTTCATGGCGATCCAGAGGAGGAGTCTCTGTACCGAGCTGTGGCCCATGTGACCAGCCTCCTCCTGAGGATGGAAGAGGTAGGACGGAGGCTGCAGGAGGTCAGCAGCCCGACAGAGTCCACAAAGCCTtccaacactgctgctgctgctgcggtgGAGTCTTCAACCGAAGGACCTTCTACCACCCCGGAGAGCTCCGACACCTCCGGCTCCCGCCACGGTCAGGATGCAGGGCCCAACCTATCAGAGATGGAGTGGTCGTTTTCGTTCGAGCAGGTTCTGGCCTCTCTGCTCAATGAGCCGGCCATAGTCAGCTTCTTTGAAAGGCCTGTCGACGTTCAGGCAAAACTGGGACAAGCTAAGGTTGGCCAGCTGAAGTTAAAGGCAAATAAGTGA
- the tbc1d8b gene encoding TBC1 domain family member 8B isoform X2, which yields MWLKPDEILLKNAFKLWVTEKDNEYFVLQRRRGYGEGGGGLTGLLVGTLDTVLDSTSKVAPFRILHHTPDSQVYWSIACGVTKEEIGQHWDWLQQNIMRTLAVFDSSEDITSFVQGKIRGLIAEEGKMSLVLEDDPGKFREALFKFEKWFELPPEEKLVTYYSCSYWKGKVPCQGWLYLSTNFLCFYSYLLGSEVKLVISWDEIWRLEKTSNVILTESIHVLAHGEDHYFSMLLHLNETFVIMEQLADYSIKRLFDKEAFQREPALSDPLQITKRGLEAHAKSEQFRTFFRLPKEENLLEVHESFLWVPFSHFNTLGKICLSENYLCFASQDGSQCHVIIPMREVVNVEKPESSSRALTVCVRGKRALRFSEVRDYQRLANTIRSRCGISASPQHSASSEAIRGECQSLINHFEDNPEDVTLMVGQKDCSKAVSTEALMTVFHPQDLENLDPKMLKEKMKEQSWNIHFSEYGRGTSMFFNRKTRDLIVRGVPETLRGELWMLFSGAVNDMATHPGYYTELVEQSLGTSTLATDEIERDLHRSLPEHPAFQSDTGISALRRVLTAYAYRNPKIGYCQAMNILTSVLLLYAKEEEAFWLLVAVCERMLPDYFNRRIIGALVDQAVFEDLIRENLPQLVEHMTDLSFFSSVSLSWFLTLFISVLPIESAVNVVDCFFFDGIKAILQLGLAVLDYNMEALISCHDDAEAVTILNKFFDSVTNKDSPLPPTVQQASVGNNDKASHFNVDISELIREAYEKYGNIRSEDVESSRKRNKLHVIQTLEDTTKQNVIRVVSQEVRFSASHLDELYNLFKRQHFLSCYWTMKSPALLHHDPSLAYLEQYQLGFQQFSVLFSLLEPWAFCTTKSTLSLWIFRLIDENQDGLVNFKEFCSALDTLYSGSFTNKLKFLFKLHLPPAFDLPEDGVIRKSPERGRGKVDLQAYLKQWQNEILKKEETIRDLPRINQTQFIQFSKTLYNIFHGDPEEESLYRAVAHVTSLLLRMEEVGRRLQEVSSPTESTKPSNTAAAAAVESSTEGPSTTPESSDTSGSRHGQDAGPNLSEMEWSFSFEQVLASLLNEPAIVSFFERPVDVQAKLGQAKVGQLKLKANK from the exons GCCTCCTTGTGGGAACTCTGGATACTGTGTTGGACTCCACATCCAAAGTTGCTCCCTTCCGCATTCTACACCACACACCAGACTCACAAGTTTATTGGTCAATAGCATGCG GTGTCACCAAAGAGGAGATTGGTCAGCACTGGGATTGGCTGCAGCAGAACATCATGAGGACACTTGCTGTTTTTGACTCCAGTGAAGACATCACCAGCTTTGTGCAGGGCAAGATTAGA GGTCTTATCGCTGAGGAAGGTAAGATGTCCCTAGTGCTGGAGGACGATCCTGGGAAGTTCCGAGAAGCACTTTTTAAGTTTGAGAAGTGGTTTGAGCTGCCGCCGGAGGAAAAGCTGGTCACATATTACTCATGCAGCTACTGGAAAGGCAAAGTGCCCTGCCAGGGCTGGCTCTACCTCAGCACAAACTTCCTGTGCTTCTATTCATACCTGCTGGGATCTGAGG TGAAGCTGGTCATCTCCTGGGATGAGATCTGGAGGCTGGAGAAAACCTCTAACGTTATTCTGACTGAGAGCATCCACGTCTTGGCTCATGGGGAGGATCACTACTTCTCCATGCTGCTGCACCttaatgaaacatttgttaTCATGGAACAGCTGGCCGACTATTCCATCAAGCGCCTTTTTGATAAAGAGGCCTTCCAGAGAGAGCCAGCGCTCTCCGACCCCCTGCAAATTACCAAGAG AGGCCTAGAAGCTCATGCAAAGAGTGAGCAGTTCCGGACGTTTTTCAGGCTTCCCAAAGAGGAAAATCTGTTAGAGGTGCATGAGAGCTTCCTGTGGGTGCCCTTCAGCCACTTTAACACACTTGGCAAGATCTGTCTGTCTGAGAACTACCTGTGTTTCGCCAGTCAGGATGGAAGCCAGTGCCATGTCATCATTCCAATGCGAGAG GTCGTCAATGTTGAGAAGCCAGAATCCAGCAGCAGGGCTTTAACGGTGTGTGTGCGTGGCAAGAGGGCGCTGCGTTTCTCTGAGGTGCGGGACTACCAGAGGCTTGCTAACACAATCCGTAGCAGATGTGGGATTAGTGCCAGCCCTCAGCACTCTGCTTCGTCAGAG GCCATACGAGGAGAGTGCCAGTCACTCATCAACCACTTTGAAGACAACCCAGAGGACGTAACACTAATGGTTGGACAGAAAGACTGCAGCAAGGCTGTAAGCACTGAGGCGCTCATGACTGTTTTCCACCCCCAGGATCTTGAAAACCTTGACCCTAAAATg CTTAAAGAAAAGATGAAGGAACAGTCTTGGAACATCCATTTCTCTGAATATGGACGCGGCACGAGTATGTTTTTCAACAGGAAGACAAGAGACTTGATTGTTCGTGGTGTTCCTGAGACCTTGAGGGGAGAGCTGTGGATGCTTTTCTCAG GAGCTGTCAACGACATGGCCACTCACCCCGGCTACTACACCGAGCTGGTCGAACAGTCTCTGGGCACAAGCACTTTGGCTACAGATGAGATCGAGAGAGACTTACACCGCTCTCTTCCAGAGCACCCTGCCTTTCAGAGTGACACCGGAATCTCAGCCCTACGCAGAGTCCTTACTGCCTATGCATACAGGAATCCTAAAATCGGCTACTGCCAG GCCATGAACATTCTCACCTCAGTTCTGCTGCTCTACGCAAAAGAAGAGGAGGCTTTCTGGCTCTTGGTGGCCGTTTGCGAGAGGATGCTGCCGGATTACTTTAACCGCCGAATTATTG GCGCTTTGGTCGACCAAGCGGTGTTTGAGGATCTGATTCGAGAAAACCTCCCCCAGCTGGTGGAGCACATGACAGACCTGAGTTTCTTCTCGTCCGTGTCCTTGTCCTGGTTTCTCACTCTCTTCATCAGTGTCCTACCCATAGAGAGCGCCGTGAACGTGGTGGACTGTTTTTTCTTTGACGGCATCAAAGCCATTCTGCAGCTCGGCCTGGCAGTGCTGGACTACAACATGGAGGCTCTGATCAGCTGCCATGACGACGCAGAGGCCGTCACCATCCTCAACAA ATTCTTTGACAGTGTGACAAACAAAGACAGTCCGTTGCCTCCAACAGTTCAGCAAGCTTCAGTGGGCAATAACGATAAAGCATCCCACTTCAATGTGGATATTAGTGAACTGATCCGAGAGGCTTACGAG AAATATGGAAATATCCGTTCCGAGGACGTTGAGAGCTCACGGAAAAGAAACAAACTGCATGTGATCCAGACACTGGAGGATACAACCAAACAAAATGTT ATTCGAGTGGTGTCCCAAGAAGTCCGATTCAGTGCCTCACACCTTGATGAGCTTTATAACTTGTTCAAA AGGCAGCATTTCCTCAGCTGCTACTGGACAATGAAGAGTCCGGCTCTTCTCCATCACGACCCCAGCCTGGCCTATTTGGAGCAGTATCAGCTGGGTTTCCAACAGTTCAGCGTGCTCTTCTCCCTGCTGGAGCCTTGGGCTTTCTGCACCACCAAAAGCACTCTCTCCCTCTGGATCTTCCGCCTGATAGACGAGAACCAGGACGGCCTCGTCAACTTTAAAGAGTTCTGCAGTGCCCTTG ATACTTTGTATAGTGGATCTTTCACAAATAAGCTGAAATTCCTCTTCAAGCTGCACCTGCCACCAG CTTTTGATCTTCCTGAAGATGGTGTGATAAGAAAAAGCCCTGAAAGAG GTAGAGGAAAAGTGGACCTGCAGGCCTAcctgaaacaatggcaaaatgAAATACTTAAGAAAGAGGAAACAATCAGGGACCTACCTCGAATTAATCAG ACTCAGTTCATCCAGTTCTCCAAGACCCTGTACAACATTTTTCATGGCGATCCAGAGGAGGAGTCTCTGTACCGAGCTGTGGCCCATGTGACCAGCCTCCTCCTGAGGATGGAAGAGGTAGGACGGAGGCTGCAGGAGGTCAGCAGCCCGACAGAGTCCACAAAGCCTtccaacactgctgctgctgctgcggtgGAGTCTTCAACCGAAGGACCTTCTACCACCCCGGAGAGCTCCGACACCTCCGGCTCCCGCCACGGTCAGGATGCAGGGCCCAACCTATCAGAGATGGAGTGGTCGTTTTCGTTCGAGCAGGTTCTGGCCTCTCTGCTCAATGAGCCGGCCATAGTCAGCTTCTTTGAAAGGCCTGTCGACGTTCAGGCAAAACTGGGACAAGCTAAGGTTGGCCAGCTGAAGTTAAAGGCAAATAAGTGA